The stretch of DNA AGCTTAAAAAATACTCTTGTTTTTTATTCTTTCATTTTTATTCAATATAATTAAAATCATTAACTTTTTTTAAAAAAACTTATATCACTGCGTAATGAATTCAAAAGTAATGAATATATTTTTATATACAAACATTTTTAAGGCACTTATTCGTTAAAATCATTTTAAAGCTTATCAATTACCTAATCACAATCAAATAAAATTAATTAATATTTTTCACATTAATTGAAATAAATGATGATAATATACATATTTTACTTCTAAATACCAATTCTTCTTTGGCAGCGACCAACCCATATCTAAATCGCAGTATTATTAAAAACCAGACTCTATTGTTACTCGTTTTATTCCTTTCATCCTCATATCTCCACCATTCATCAAATAAAATTTTATTCCGTTCTCCATAATCGTTGTTTTGCTTCAGATTTAATAATATTTATTTTATGAAACAACGTTTTTTAACAGTAAGCTCATTCTTACTTTGCATAACCTGCTCCGTAGAAGCAACTGCACAACAATCTCCAACTCTTCATATTGGAGTAAAAGCAGGAATAAACTCAACCAAGGTATCCTCTGAGTCTAGTAACCTCGAAGGAAAGTACGGATTCGGATACCAGGCCGGTATTATGACGAGAATGGATTTTAGCAAACTGTATGTACAGGGAGAAATTTTATTCAACAAAAGAAAAGCATCATATGATTTGAAGGACGAAAGCTCAGCAAAAATGAAATGGAATTCCATCGACCTCCCTGTTGTAGTAGGCTATAAAATCATTAATAATAAAGATTTTAATGTCAGAGCATTTGCAGGAGGTGTATATAGCTATGCCTTCAATGAAAATACATCAGCCGTCAAATCTTTTCAGGATAGCTTTAAAAAGTTCGATAAATTCAATGTAGGAATTACCGGCGGTATTGGAATAGATTATAAAAACTTCACTATGGATTTTCGATATGAAACAGGATTGACAAGCATCAGTAAAGAATTTAAATCGAAACCCCATAGCTTCTCTCTGGGAATCGGATATTTCTTGTTCTAAAAACTTAAATTATCTTTACACATTAGAAACTGCAGTCCTGCGGTTTCTAATTTTCCATAATCCATCTTTCACCCATATGAACAATCTTTTAGTTTTAAAGAAACACGTGTTAATCACAATCTTCTGGCTTGTTTTTGGAGTTGCCATCTGGATACAAATCCAGGCTGATGCCGGAATGTACAACGCTTTCATTCAAACCGCTATCATTCTTACAAGCTCTTATGTTTTTGCTCAATTCCTAACCAACGACAGACTACCTAAAGCACTGATATCTAAGAACATGAACAAATTCCTCATCGAGGCATTGATTGTGGTTCTTATTCTAAGCCTTATATTCTCTCTGGTTTTCACTTATATTAACATCGATCTCATCACCCCCATCCCTCCAGGCTTCTCATCACATCTTGCCGTATTATGGAAAGGCTTTTACCTTTCAATTCCTGCATCATTATTAATCAACGGAACTGCTTGTGGAATAAGATTTTATCTCGAACACGGAAAAATAGAAAGAGATCACATTCTGTTAAAACAAGCCCATTTGGAAAATCAGCTTAAGCTTTTACAGGATCAGATTAATCCTCATCTGGTTTTTAACATCCTTAACCACATTCATATTCTGATGAAATCCAACACAGAACTCGCTTCTTTTCTATTACTAAAGTTCTCTGATATATTACGATATCAACTTTATCATTGCAACAAGAACGAAGTTTTATTACATAAAGACATTGAGTATCTTCAAAATTTAGTAGAAGTCGAAAAACTAAGATGGGGAAATGAACTGAATGTAAAAAGTACATGGGAAATCAGCAACAAAAAAAATTATATCGCCCCTCTTCTTCTAGTTCCTTTTATTGAAAATGCATTTAAATACGTATGTCGCCTGCCGGGACACCAAGGCTATATTATAATCTCATGCAGAGAAGAAGGCCATGTTCTCAATTTTTATGTTGAAAATTCTTTTTCCAACCTAACCTCTTACAAAAAGAAGGACGGAGACCACGGAATTGGATTGCAAAATGTAAAAAAAAGACTAGATCTTCAATATCCCGGTTTACACTCCTTAGATATAGAATCTGCTGAAAACATCTACAAAGTGACATTAACCTTAAAACTATCTCCGGAATACCATGAACAATAACCCTCCAAAAATGAAATGCTTAACCATAGATGATGAGCCACTGGCAAGATTCCACCTCAAAGAAATGGCGGAGCAGATCGATTTTTTAGAAGTAACCGACACTTGCGCAACAGCTCTTGAAGCAAATTCTAAAATTCAGGACTATCAAGTAGACCTGATTTTTTTGGATATTAACATGCCCTACCTGACAGGCCTCGAGTTTTTGGAACAATTAGAAAACCCTCCGCTATGCATTCTCACAACCGCTTATTCCGAATACGCCCTGGAAGGCTATAGATTACAGGTTGTTGATTACCTGCTTAAACCTATTGCCTTTAAAGCAAATTTATCAGAGAACTGATATCCGCCTTCCATCCCTTCAGGGAAATTGATATTAAATTTAATCTTACTCCCTGTTTTCCAATCAAAATAAATCCAGGGCATAATCATAGGTACCCCAAAAGCCGTCGTTAATACCGGTCCAAAACCAAGTGCCAGATGAGGATTGAATTTTTTTATAAATAAAACCCCACCCTGCCCCAATACGTCATCAAAATCTACATTCTCAAGATCCGTATACACTCCAGCCGAAGCAGTAATCATCATACTCCATTTTCCTCCTAATGGCCGCAAATGCTGTAATCCCACCTGAGCATTCAACATCTGATCAGGAAATAGCTTACTTTCATAGTTTTGATGAGACATTCTCGCATAAGCCCCATTGACCAATAACGACCAAGTTTTTACCTTTCCGGCCGTATCTTTTTTCACGGATAACGGAATATTGAAACTTATATCCATTCTTTTAAAATTACTTTTAGAATCTGTTTTCATACTATCCTCCGGGCGGATATAGTTGGAAAAGGGAATATATTCCGTTTTTAATTCTCCGGATATTCCGGACTGAGCATTAACCCAGCAACCAAAATGCGCCAGGCAATAAAAGACAGTCATAGGACATTTCTTCATAGTGTAAATTTTTCACAAAGAGAATCCTTTCATTATGACGTACAAAAATTACTTGATCAAAAGCCATAATCTGATGACCAATTGATCTGATATTAGGATAAACAAACCTATTTCAGGTTCCATTTCCTATTCCTTAAAAACATCATCTTTTATATTTGAAACTTATCAAAAAAAGCATTTCATCCAATATATTTCAATTATTATTTCCTACATATAAAACTAAATACAATATTTTATTCAATAATTAATATTAAAAGACTGATATTTTACATACATTTACTTATAATTTAATATTTTAAGAAAAATTAACCCCACACCCTAGTACAAAAGTCTACAAAACTTCATTTGCATCAAAAAAATCACTTTTCTTTTACAATAACTTCGGTTATTTATTTTGAGTAGAGTTGGAATCTTTTATGCAAAAAACTACTAAACGAGAGGCGAACATATTCATCAATATACTAATTAATAAAAAATTCAAAATGAGTAAAAACAAACTTTTACAGTGGATAACAACATTTTGTTTATCTGCACTTAGTTACGCGCAGGTTGGAATAAATACCACCACCCCTCAAGGAATCATGCATTTACAAAACACCCCAAACAAACAAATGGGACTGGTAATGCCTAGAGTAGATTCAGTAGATATCGTAGTAAACAACAACAATTTAACTCCGGTAGAAGCCACCGTGGTCTACGACAACAAAGAACGCTGCCTTAGACTAAAAAACTACAGGTGACACCAACGAATGGTCTAGTTGTTTCATGGATGAAACACAAACAACTAACTTGATTGAAACTGTAGTAACTTATCAAGGAAATACCCCTGCAAGAGCAAAAAAACTCGCTGCTGCCGGTCTTTACGCCGCCACTTACCTGGACGCTTACAGAAACAATTACGTTTATGGAATGGGACTTCAGTCTTCCAACCAATTAGGTAGCTTAACTACTTCTTCAAATTATCCCACTCTTATTCTAGGCCGCTCTTGTAAAGATATCACTATGGGGCGATACAATGGAATGGCTGTTACGACCAATGGAGAACTATGGGTATGGGGACAAAATACCTATGGAAAAAATGGGACCGGGAATACCAATCAAGTAGCTGCCCCACGCCAGGTAGGATTACCCGGCGGAGTTAAAGTTCAGAAAGTGAAAACCGGACAATACAATTCTCTTGCCCTTGGAGAAGATAACCAACTTTACGTAACAGGGTATAGTGGCTACGGGATCCTGGGCAATGGCACAACATCTGGCGATGCCAACCAGTTTTTGAAAATCGATTTTTTTAATGGGATGCAAATTGTAGATATGGACGTATTTGTCTATGGAGCTATAGCGGTAACAAATGATGGCAATGTCTATGTTTGGGGACTTAATGGTGGCGGAAACAGAAGAGTCGGACTTCCCGCTTCTTTTGGAACAGTCTCAACACCAACCCTTCTTAATCCTTACTTCACTTTAAATTCCGGAGAAAAAGTCATCAAAGTACTGACAGATGATTATTCAAATTATGGAGGGGGATTCATTACAGACCAGGGGAGATTCTTTGGCTTTGGTTACCTCGCCTATTTTGGAGGTGGCGCCGTATACTCCGCCCCAACCAACTTAACTCCCGGCACCCTTCAAGCTTCCGAAGGCTTTACAGAGTTCACTATGAATAATGGTGTTGCCTTAATCACGAATCAAAATAGGTTATATGCCGCAGGACTAAATACCAACGGCCGTTTTGGAACAGGAAATGCCACCAATTTAAATACCGTTACCAATATCACTCCCGCCAATCTTACAGGAGTTAACTATGGCGGAATCAGTTTAAGGTTTAATAATATGTACGTCACAACAACCGTTACCAACCGGTATGTTTTATATGGAGCGGGACAAGGTGTTTACAGACAATTAGGAAGACTCAATGAGGCAGGATCACAAACTCTGGTTGTCGTATTTGAAGACCAGTAGCAGAGAATTAACATTACACACTAACTTTCAATCCCCTTACACAACAAAAGCTACTGCAAAAACCAGTAGCTTTTATTATATCTAAAGCTATATCAAAACTAAATACACCCCCATTTCTCTTTTAACATCATGTAAAAATCTATCCTAGAATTTATCAAAATTTTTCCTTTCAGCCGAAAGACACCTTCAACACACCGTTTCTTCCAAGTAACCCTCTGCGAAGGGAATTATTTTTCAAAAATACAACAAAATAAATATGATATAAATCATAAAATCAATAAAAAATACATGTTTTATCAATAAAAAGACTCCAAGTAATATGATTTTTTTTCTAAAAAATAGACAATTACGTTATCAAAATAGCAAATTATAGATAAAATTGTATTTTTTTACACCAATGAATATTAAATATATTTTATACTTTCGCGCTCTATAATTTATATATATAAAATTAGGAAAAAGATTTATTGATTCCCTCAATTTGCCTAAAATTGCTTGTTTTTTTTTAATACGCTCTATTATTAAAATATACAACAAGGCGGTTTATTTTAGTGTAAATTCCAGTGATATTGACCACCTAATTCCTGATTAAATTGACCACTAAGAATGAAGTCAAAAAAGGTGTCTAAAAGATGGTTTAAAAATATAAAATAAATCTTTACTCTGAGCTGATTTTCTGATCAGCTTTTTTTCTTCTCATCGATTCTCCTTTAAGGTCTATTCTCAGGGAGTTGTGAACCATTCTGTCAAGTATTGCATCGGCTATTGTTTGTTCCGCAATGACTTCATGCCAGGCACTTACAGGCAGTTGCGAAGCAATAATAGTGGAACGTTTTCCGTGTCTGTCTTCTATAATCTCCATAAAATCCTGACGTTTAAGATTATCCAGGGATTGTAATCCAAAATCATCAAGGATAATAAGATCCTGCTTTTCTATTCGGTCTATCTCTTTAAGGTAAGATCCGTCTGCCTTAGCCATCTTAAGCTTTGAGAAGAGTTTGTTGATGCTGAAGTACATGACTTTATATCCCATTGTACAGGCTTTGTATCCAATGGTAGTTGCGATAAAACTTTTTCCAACTCCTGTACTGCCGGTAATAAGAATATTCTGTTTCTGTGATATAAAATCGCAGGAAGATAATCTTCCAATAGTATTCTTATCAATATTTCTGGAAGAAGAGGCCGTAATCTCTTCCATAAATGTCCTGTATCTGAACTTAGCTGTGGTAATCAATCTTTCTACCTTTCTGCTTTCCCTGTCGTCATACTCGGATTCAATCAAGTAGGCTATAAGTTCATCATTGGTATAGGAGATACTTCCTGTTTCCATTGTTGTGGAAAACGCCCTGTGCATCCCGTGGAGCTTTAAATGTTTCATTTTTTCTAATGTTGCCTGATTCATAGGTTTTGTATTAATGATTTAATTGTTAATGATTGTAGATGTTACTGATAGTATTTTCCGCCCCTTATGTTTTTGTGTTTAGGCAGTTTCTTTTCTTCAAAAAATGCATCGTCATCGGTTAGATTATCCAGCCCTCTTTCCAGAATACTTTTAATCATGGCAAGGCTGTATTTTTCATATCCCAACGCTCTTTTACAGGCATTGTCAAGTCTTATGTTGCCGATCTTTTTTGATAATGAAAGGATTCCCAGGCAGGTTTTATAGGACTGCTCAGGATGCTGTTTCTTTTCCAGGATTTTGATGATGTACTGCTCACAATATTCCCCGACAGACCTTCCCCAAGAGATAAACCGGGAGGGATTCCATTCAGTCATAAACTGATAAGATGAAGGCATATGTTCTTTTACAGTCGTATACTGATATTTAGCCAGGATTCTGTTATGGAATGCTATTCTGCGCTGGTCATAGTAAATCTCGACTGTATTTTTACTAAAAATAATGTTTACTTTTTTACCAATATAGCTGAACGGAACACTGTAATAATGCTGGTCTTTACTTAAATATACATGGCTGGTCTTATGAACGGTAGCACGTGCAGAATGCTTGAGCTGGTACATCATAGCTGGTAGTGGGGATAATGCATGTCTTTCAACCTCACGGAAAACATCAGCCCTGGAATACTTCTTTCTTTTCATGGGAGCTTCATTATATCCTTCCAGCAGGTTTTCTATAGCTTTGTTCAATGCTTCCAGGCTAAAGAAGTGATCTTTACGCAATGGAGCAAAAATGCGGGTATACACAATGCGTACCGCATTTTCAACCAAAGCCTTATCCTTGGGATGATAGGTACGCGTAGGAAGTATTGTAGTGCTATAGTGGGAAGCAAAATCCAGAAGAGAATCAGTGATGACAGGTTCGTACTTATGGCTCTTTTTTACGGCTGTACGCAGGTTATCGGTAACAATAGCTGCGGGAACTCCTCCATAATAATGCAGGGTTTTGGTAAGACTTCCAAGAAAATCTTCTTTCCCCTGGGTTCTTGTAGCTTCTACGAAGGTCATGCCACTGGCTCCAAGTATGGATACGAAGACCTCAACTTCCTGTTGTTCTCCTGTTTCTTTATTAATAATGTGAAGTTTTTTTCCTGTATAATCCACAAAAAGTTTATCCCCAGCCTTATGTTCAATATGCATGGAAGGGTTCACCTTTTTACACCATTCCCGGTAATGATGGCAAAAGCGGGAATATTGGTAGCCTGAAGGGTATTTATCTATGTATTCTTCCCATAGCAGATAACGGGTGACCCCAACACGTTTTAGTTCTTTGGATATGTAAGGAAACAACGATTCAAGTTGTTTTTTAATATTGGCCTTATCCCTTATATCGGTTGGCGGAGTCTCGAATAAATCATCTAAATCTTCATCACTCAGCTCTATCAGCTCGTCATATGTAAGCTGGTGTTCATGGAACAGGCTGATATACTTTTTAGCAGTATTGCGTGAGATACCCAGTTGTTTGCTTATCCGCAATTTACTTACCCCCTGGGTGTATAATCGTAATAATTGTTTAATGTTCAACATGTCTATTCTTTTGTTAGCCATTTGGTATTTTTTGGCTAAGTTATTCAAGACACGTTTTCTGACTTTTTTTTGGTGGTCAATTTGCTCAGGAATACCATGGTCAATTTGCTCAGGAATCAACTGATCATTTTCACAGGATTGAGATGGTCAATTTTGAAGGATTCTACAATTTTAGTGTAAAAACTGTATTTTACAGCGATAATCCAATATGAAAAATATCCTTTTCTTGTAATTTAAAATAATAATAAAAAGATGAAATCAAGCCATCTAAATAATATTATATAATTAGTTAAAAACACAAGCGATGATTAAATTTAAAAGCAAACTTTTACAGTGGGCAACAACATTTTGTTTATCCACTCTAGCATACGCACAAGTAGGAGTAAACATTACTAAACCAGAGGGCGTTTTACACTTACAAAACATTCCAAGCAAACAAATGGGACTCGTAATGCCCAGAGTAGACTCTTCCGACGTAGCAGTTAATAATAGTAATACAACCCCAGTAGAAGCAACCGTTATCTATGACAATAAAGATCGTTGTTTAAAACTCAAAACTACAGGTGATACTAAAGAATGAACCTCTTGTATTATGACTGAAAATGAGGTAGCCATCATGATAGAAAATGAAACAAAATATGATGGGAATGTTCCTTCCAGAGCAACTAAGGTAGCTGCAGTTGATTATTATGCTGCTACCTACATAGATCCTTATAGAGATAACTATGTATACGGGATGGGAGCTGGCACCTATAACCAATTAGGAGCCTTAGGAGCTTCCACCTATTATCCATCTCTTGTTTTAGGGCGTTCTTGTAAAGATATTACAATGGGATACTACAATGGAATGGCTATTACCAATAATGGGGAACTATGGGTATGGGGACTCAATACCAACGGAAAAAACGGAACAGGGAATACTACTACAGTAGCTTCTCCACGACAAGTAGGCCTGCCCGGCGGAATTAAAGTCAAAAAAGTACAAACTGGACGCAACAACACCCTTGCCCTCGGAGAAGACAATCAACTTTATGTAACAGGATCTAACACTTATGGAATTTTAGGAAATGGGAAAAGATCAGGCCAGGCTCTTACATTTACAAAAATTGATTTCTTCAATGGAATGGAAATCGTGGATATGGATGTAAATATTTATGGCGCGATTGCTGTAGCGAGCAACGGAAATGTATATGTATGGGGATATAATTACACTACATACAGAGTACTTGGACTTCCTACCAACACTGGCTACGTTTTAACTCCTGTTCTTCTCAACCCTCATTTTACTTTAGCTTCCGGAGAAAAAGTAGTAAAAGTATCTATGGATGACCTCTCAACACTCGGAGGCGGCTTCATCACTGATCAGGGAAGATTCTTTGCTTTTAGCAACATTAGTAATTATGGAGGCGGCAGCGGATATCAGGCGCCAACAAACTTAACTCCTAGTACCCTTCAAACAGGCGAGCGTTTTACAAAGTTTTCTATGAATAATGGCGTTGGCTTAATCACCAATCAAAATAGAATATATGGAGCAGGGCTCAATTATGGTAGTCGTTTTGGAACTGGAAATGCTAATACCCTAAGCACTCTTACTAATATAACTCCTGCTAATCTTGCTGACCTTCAGTATAGTGGAATTAGCTTAGGATACAACAATATGTACCTTACCCTCTCTAACAAACGATTTGTTCTTTATGGAGCAGGATCTTCTAAACAATTAGGGAAACTCAATGAAGGTGGAAAAACTACTCTAAGTGTTGTATTTGAAAAATAACACTTAGGCTTTACACAGCATTATTGCTGATATTAAGCATATCAATAAAACAAAAAGCTACTGAAAAAATCAGTAGCTTTTATTATATAATATTACAAGTAATACAACTATTCACCTTGCTGGCTTCCTAAAAAAGCATCCCACCCTTGTGCTGTTAAAGCAACAAGCTGATTGGATCCTCTAGCCACCATAAAATTACCTTCTTCTTTTTCTACAGCATGCCCTATAATGGTAAAATCAGGATGATTCTTAATCTTATCAAAGTCATTCGGCGAAATTGTAAACAATAATTCATAATCTTCACCTCCGCTTAATGCCGTCATTACAGGATTCAGATTCATTTCGTCAGCAGTAGAAATGGTAAGGCTGTCCATTGGAACTTTCTCTTCATACAATCTGAAACCAACTTTTGATTGATCTGACAGGTGTAAAATTTCAGAGGCTAATCCATCAGATATATCAATCATAGAAGTCGGTTTGATATCCAGCTCTTTTAAGATGGTTTTGATATCGGTTCTAGCTTCCGGTTTTAATTGTCTTTCCAGAATATAATCAAACCCCTCCATCTCAGGCTGCATATTTGGATCTGCCAAGAAAACAGCATGTTCTCTTTCTAAAATCTGAAGTCCCATGTATGCACCTCCCAAATCACCACTTACAACCAGAAGATCATTCGGCTTTGCACCGCTTCTCTTTACCAGGTTTTCCTCCTCTTCAATTCCTACAGCCGTAATACTCATTACCAATCCTGCATTTGAACTGGTCGTATCACCACCGATCAGATCCACTTTATAACGTGCACAAGCTGCCTGGATTCCTGAATAAAGCTCTTCTAAAGCCTCTACCGGGAAACGGTTTGAAACAGCAAGAGAAACCAAGATTTGTGTTGGTGTAGCATTCATCGCAGCAATATCACTAAGATTTACAACAACAGCCTTATACCCTAAGTGTTTTAAGGGAACATACCCTAAATTAAAGTGAACTCCCTCAGCTAAAACATCCGTGGTAAGGACTACTTTTTTATTTCCGGGGTTAATCACTGCTGCATCATCTCCTACTCCAAGCTCCGAAGATTCGTTGGATAAAGGAAAGTGTTCTGTTAAATGTTTAATCAGGCCAAATTCTCCTAATTTAGAGATGGGCGTTAATTCCTGAGATTTATCTTCAAACATATCTTTTCTTTTTTTGTAAAATGTACAAAGTAAAATGTATTAATGATTTTCCATATAAAGAATAAGCTCTCTATTCTGGATTTGATTGGCATAATTTAAACATTAAACTCTAAACCTCCTTTTTTTCGTTAATCTACTTAGTAAATTCTGACGGATCAATATTCTGCGGATGGAAAGGAAACTTTTTAAAGTCCTCTCTTGTTAAAATTTCTGTTTCAGCTGTTTTATACTTATTCATAGCTTCTATAACATCATCCGGTGGAGTTGTCATTTTTCTCAGCATCATATCGATCCACACTCCCGTTGCTTCCGAAGTTGCACAATGCATTCCGTCCGGAGTATAGAATTTATGCAGAAAACGGTAAATAGAAGAGTCTTCTGAACATCCGTCTATTTCTACACTTACGATCACGGTCTGGTCAGCATAGATTTCCTTGAAGAAAGAATATCTTTCATGTAGCATTACGGGACCTATTCCCCATCTGCTTAATTGGGTAATTCCCATTTTCTCTTTAGTCATAAAAGCCATTCTGGCTTGCGCACAATACTGTACATAAGATGAATTAGCTAAGTGCTTGTTGGCATCAAGATCGCTCCAACGCACTTCGAATGTATGGTAGAATATCATTTGAAAATCGTATTTGAAATAATAAAAATTATAATGTTCAAAAATACTCAAATAAGATGGTTTATAAAAATTGTACTTTTGAAAAAATAATCTTCAGCATAAGATTACGGGTACATGAAAGAAATTATTATTATTGGAGGCGGTGCAGCAGGGTTTTTCTGCGCATCAAACCTCGACGAAAGCAAATATAAAGTTACAATACTTGAGCAGAACTCAGATGTTCTTCAGAAAGTCAAAATTTCCGGAGGCGGACGCTGCAATGTAAGTCACGCCTGTTTTGATCCAAAAGAATTGGTCCGGTTTTATCCGCGTGGAAATAAAGAATTATTAAGTGTTTTTACAAAATTCCAGCCTGGAGACACTATGGAATGGTTCGATCAACGAAATATTTCGTTGAAAATAGAAAATGACAACAGAATTTTTCCTGAAAGCAATTCTTCACAGACCATTATCAATACTTTTCTGAGTGAGGTTCAAAAGAAAAACATTGAAGTAAAAACAAAATGTTCTGTCAAAGAAATTCAAAAACAGGATGAAAAATACCTGGTGATTACCAACTCAGGAGACTTTTCAGCAGATTATATTATTTACACAACCGGAAGCTCTCCTAAATCATTAAAAATTGTAGAAAATCTGGGACATAAAATAGTAGAATTAGTTCCTTCTCTTTTTACGTTCAATATTAAAAATGATTTATTGAAAGACCTGGCAGGAACAAGTTTCGAAAATGCAGAAATTTCTATTCCGCAATTAAAGACAGAAGAAAGCGGTCCTTTATTAATTACCCACTGGGGACTCTCCGGACCTGCTATATTGAAAATTTCAGCATGGGAAGCTATACACCTGGCGAGAGCAAAGTATAATTTTGAAATTGAAGTTAATTTTATCTCTAAAACCCTTGATGAGGCTGAAGAACTATTTCAAAATTTTAGACAGGGAAATCCCAAAAAGACTATTGGGCAATCTAAAATTTTTGACATTACCAACAGGTTTTGGCAGAAGGTTTTAGACGTTTCAAAAGTTGACCTCAACAAACAAGTTGCCCATATTTCAGGAAAAGAAATGCAATCAATTATTGAAAATTTATGCAAAA from Chryseobacterium piperi encodes:
- a CDS encoding porin family protein, coding for MKQRFLTVSSFLLCITCSVEATAQQSPTLHIGVKAGINSTKVSSESSNLEGKYGFGYQAGIMTRMDFSKLYVQGEILFNKRKASYDLKDESSAKMKWNSIDLPVVVGYKIINNKDFNVRAFAGGVYSYAFNENTSAVKSFQDSFKKFDKFNVGITGGIGIDYKNFTMDFRYETGLTSISKEFKSKPHSFSLGIGYFLF
- a CDS encoding sensor histidine kinase; its protein translation is MNNLLVLKKHVLITIFWLVFGVAIWIQIQADAGMYNAFIQTAIILTSSYVFAQFLTNDRLPKALISKNMNKFLIEALIVVLILSLIFSLVFTYINIDLITPIPPGFSSHLAVLWKGFYLSIPASLLINGTACGIRFYLEHGKIERDHILLKQAHLENQLKLLQDQINPHLVFNILNHIHILMKSNTELASFLLLKFSDILRYQLYHCNKNEVLLHKDIEYLQNLVEVEKLRWGNELNVKSTWEISNKKNYIAPLLLVPFIENAFKYVCRLPGHQGYIIISCREEGHVLNFYVENSFSNLTSYKKKDGDHGIGLQNVKKRLDLQYPGLHSLDIESAENIYKVTLTLKLSPEYHEQ
- a CDS encoding DUF6268 family outer membrane beta-barrel protein — encoded protein: MKKCPMTVFYCLAHFGCWVNAQSGISGELKTEYIPFSNYIRPEDSMKTDSKSNFKRMDISFNIPLSVKKDTAGKVKTWSLLVNGAYARMSHQNYESKLFPDQMLNAQVGLQHLRPLGGKWSMMITASAGVYTDLENVDFDDVLGQGGVLFIKKFNPHLALGFGPVLTTAFGVPMIMPWIYFDWKTGSKIKFNINFPEGMEGGYQFSDKFALKAIGLSR
- a CDS encoding RCC1 domain-containing protein, producing the protein MDETQTTNLIETVVTYQGNTPARAKKLAAAGLYAATYLDAYRNNYVYGMGLQSSNQLGSLTTSSNYPTLILGRSCKDITMGRYNGMAVTTNGELWVWGQNTYGKNGTGNTNQVAAPRQVGLPGGVKVQKVKTGQYNSLALGEDNQLYVTGYSGYGILGNGTTSGDANQFLKIDFFNGMQIVDMDVFVYGAIAVTNDGNVYVWGLNGGGNRRVGLPASFGTVSTPTLLNPYFTLNSGEKVIKVLTDDYSNYGGGFITDQGRFFGFGYLAYFGGGAVYSAPTNLTPGTLQASEGFTEFTMNNGVALITNQNRLYAAGLNTNGRFGTGNATNLNTVTNITPANLTGVNYGGISLRFNNMYVTTTVTNRYVLYGAGQGVYRQLGRLNEAGSQTLVVVFEDQ
- the istB gene encoding IS21-like element helper ATPase IstB, with translation MNQATLEKMKHLKLHGMHRAFSTTMETGSISYTNDELIAYLIESEYDDRESRKVERLITTAKFRYRTFMEEITASSSRNIDKNTIGRLSSCDFISQKQNILITGSTGVGKSFIATTIGYKACTMGYKVMYFSINKLFSKLKMAKADGSYLKEIDRIEKQDLIILDDFGLQSLDNLKRQDFMEIIEDRHGKRSTIIASQLPVSAWHEVIAEQTIADAILDRMVHNSLRIDLKGESMRRKKADQKISSE
- the istA gene encoding IS21 family transposase, which encodes MIPEQIDHGIPEQIDHQKKVRKRVLNNLAKKYQMANKRIDMLNIKQLLRLYTQGVSKLRISKQLGISRNTAKKYISLFHEHQLTYDELIELSDEDLDDLFETPPTDIRDKANIKKQLESLFPYISKELKRVGVTRYLLWEEYIDKYPSGYQYSRFCHHYREWCKKVNPSMHIEHKAGDKLFVDYTGKKLHIINKETGEQQEVEVFVSILGASGMTFVEATRTQGKEDFLGSLTKTLHYYGGVPAAIVTDNLRTAVKKSHKYEPVITDSLLDFASHYSTTILPTRTYHPKDKALVENAVRIVYTRIFAPLRKDHFFSLEALNKAIENLLEGYNEAPMKRKKYSRADVFREVERHALSPLPAMMYQLKHSARATVHKTSHVYLSKDQHYYSVPFSYIGKKVNIIFSKNTVEIYYDQRRIAFHNRILAKYQYTTVKEHMPSSYQFMTEWNPSRFISWGRSVGEYCEQYIIKILEKKQHPEQSYKTCLGILSLSKKIGNIRLDNACKRALGYEKYSLAMIKSILERGLDNLTDDDAFFEEKKLPKHKNIRGGKYYQ
- a CDS encoding RCC1 domain-containing protein codes for the protein MTENEVAIMIENETKYDGNVPSRATKVAAVDYYAATYIDPYRDNYVYGMGAGTYNQLGALGASTYYPSLVLGRSCKDITMGYYNGMAITNNGELWVWGLNTNGKNGTGNTTTVASPRQVGLPGGIKVKKVQTGRNNTLALGEDNQLYVTGSNTYGILGNGKRSGQALTFTKIDFFNGMEIVDMDVNIYGAIAVASNGNVYVWGYNYTTYRVLGLPTNTGYVLTPVLLNPHFTLASGEKVVKVSMDDLSTLGGGFITDQGRFFAFSNISNYGGGSGYQAPTNLTPSTLQTGERFTKFSMNNGVGLITNQNRIYGAGLNYGSRFGTGNANTLSTLTNITPANLADLQYSGISLGYNNMYLTLSNKRFVLYGAGSSKQLGKLNEGGKTTLSVVFEK
- the thiL gene encoding thiamine-phosphate kinase; this translates as MFEDKSQELTPISKLGEFGLIKHLTEHFPLSNESSELGVGDDAAVINPGNKKVVLTTDVLAEGVHFNLGYVPLKHLGYKAVVVNLSDIAAMNATPTQILVSLAVSNRFPVEALEELYSGIQAACARYKVDLIGGDTTSSNAGLVMSITAVGIEEEENLVKRSGAKPNDLLVVSGDLGGAYMGLQILEREHAVFLADPNMQPEMEGFDYILERQLKPEARTDIKTILKELDIKPTSMIDISDGLASEILHLSDQSKVGFRLYEEKVPMDSLTISTADEMNLNPVMTALSGGEDYELLFTISPNDFDKIKNHPDFTIIGHAVEKEEGNFMVARGSNQLVALTAQGWDAFLGSQQGE